The following coding sequences lie in one Takifugu rubripes chromosome 8, fTakRub1.2, whole genome shotgun sequence genomic window:
- the LOC101067688 gene encoding lysine-specific demethylase 6A isoform X4 gives MHHTVEQLGDRASRESYAIQCLQKSLEADPNSGQSWYFLGRCYSSIGKVQDAFISYRQSIDKSEASADTWCSIGVLYQQQNQPMDALQAYICAVQLDHSHAAAWMDLGTLYESCNQPHDAIKCYINATRSKGCTNTTALAHRIKCLQAQLSNPQLSSLQGKSKMLPLIEEAWSLPIPAELTSRQGGLSSAQQQACKPNQSTEGGSSGQSLPPHVGTLGQAEDQSCPTKRRRASSPSKSDSWAGNTAPQPVPSWYLSPQKLQLLEQLRSNRASLKPPQLQMLGQLEAQLAMMHQHQMRQNSSGVQVRPSLSNGPTVNSLPSPNPSLQPTRPHMGPHRPVGPQPQLLANGPVGHAESLPVGNNSSNQPGPTATGPNGDVPYLQPAGSGDAATLPHTCTRTQTQDSAPRQALHLNSSQGLQKESTPPGTDSTSEGTISLTQTPNTTTPTPTHPSNQVGHSTDVPSPPQQAHNHLSSPPSLPHTSTSGGAAPGATKDSNTAATSPGNGGSEGKAPSPLPSAESKTAQADGLGNHLHSVDAGKVAEGGEKSSLSADNPRLSALLAGGKGSEETEGPSEGATSTASAMPETHKKINNIHPAALPSTPHAQGSSAASSPISAISTATPSPKSTEHTQTGAHSPATTSTSAAPAVNGNGKGGISEDSQSPLKAEPPTVSSLKATPPHGHSSSSSSSISIYPSSTDVLKACRNLGRNGLSNSSILLDKCPPPRPPPPPSPALPKDKLNPPTPSIYLENKRDAFFPPLHQFCTNPSNPVTVIRGLAGALKLDLGLFSTKTLVEANPEHLVEVWTQLSQPADENWDPAGTKKMWRCESARSHTTIAKYAQYQAASFQESLREENEKKALKEPSDVEPASSESIVHKRRGPLKHIKFGTNIDVSDERKWKQQLQELSKLPAFARVVSAGNLLSHVGHTILGMNTVQLYMKVPGSRIPGHQEHNNFCAVNINIGPGDCEWFAVPEPYWGVMSNFCEKNNINFLMGSWWPNLEDLYEADVPVYRFIQRPGDLVWLNAGTVHWVQAIGWCNNIAWNVGPLTAHQYKLAVERYEWNKLQSVKSMVPMVHLSWNMARNIKVSDHKLFEMIKYCLLRTLKQCQSVKEALVSAGKETALRPRTREEPAHYCTICEVEVFNLLFVRRELLSKKQHVIHCLDCARKGSATLDDFVVLEQHRMEDLMQVYDQFSLVSHRGGMAMEHVV, from the exons ATGCATCACACAGTTGAACAGCTTGGGGACAGAGCCAGCCGAGAGAGCTATGCTATCCAGTGTCTACAGAAATCTCTGGAGGCTGATCCCAACTCTGGACAGTCCTGGTACTTCCTTGGCAG GTGCTACTCCAGTATTGGGAAGGTCCAGGATGCCTTCATCTCCTACCGGCAGTCCATAGACAAATCAGAGGCCAGTGCCGATACCTGGTGCTCTATCGG GGTGTTgtaccagcagcagaaccagcccaTGGATGCTTTGCAGGCATACATCTGTGCCGTTCAGCTGGATCACAGCCATGCTGCTGCCTGGATGGACCTGGGGACACTGTATGAGTCATGCAACCAGCCACACGATGCCATCAAGTGTTACATTAATGCCACACGCAGCAAGGGCTGCACCAACACCACCGCATTAGCACACCGCATCAAATGCCTGCAG GCTCAGTTGAGTAACCCCCAGCTCAGTAGCCTACAGGGTAAAAGTAAAATGCTCCCTCTTATTGAGGAGGCATGGAGTCTTCCTATCCCAGCTGAGCTAACCTCCAGGCAGGGAGGCCTGAGCAGTGCACAACAGCAG GCTTGTAAGCCCAATCAAAGCACAGAGGGTGGGAGCTCAGGTCAGTCTTTGCCCCCTCATGTGGGCACATTGGGCCAAGCAGAGGACCAATCCTGCCCAACCAAGAGGAGGCGCGCTTCCAGTCCTTCCAAG AGTGATTCCTGGGCCGGTAACACGGCACCACAGCCAGTTCCCAGCTGGTACCTCTCCCCACAGAAACTGCAG TTGCTGGAACAGTTGCGGAGTAACCGAGCCAGCTTGAAGCCTCCACAGCTTCAGATGTTAGGACAACTTGAGGCTCAGCTCGCCATGATGCACCAGCACCAG atgagACAGAACTCCTCAGGAGTTCAGGTGAGGCCCTCGCTCTCCAATGGCCCCACGGTCAACTCACTTCCCTCTCCCAACCCCAGCCTCCAGCCGACACGGCCCCACATGGGACCCCACCGACCCGTGGGCCCTCAGCCTCAGCTGCTGGCCAATGGGCCTGTAGGACACGCTGAGTCCCTTCCTGTGggtaataacagtagtaatcAGCCAGGGCCCACAGCCACAGGGCCCAATGGAGACGTGCCTTACCTGCAACCTGCTGGCAGCGGCGATGCAGCAACGCTACCTCACAcctgcacacgcacgcaaacacaggACTCCGCGCCACGCCAGGCCCTGCACCTAAACTCCTCTCAG GGGCTTCAGAAGGAGTCTACTCCACCTGGAACTGACTCCACCAGTGAGGGAACCATTTCTCTCACCCAGACacccaacaccaccaccccTACCCCTACACATCCCAGCAACCAGGTTGGACATTCCACAGATGTCCCGTCACCGCCGCAGCAAGCTCACAACCACCTCTCGtccccaccctctctgccccacacCTCTACCTCAGGTGGAGCAGCACCTGGTGCTACCAAAGATAGTAACACTGCAGCCACATCCCCTGGTAACGGGGGCTCCGAAGGCAAGGCGCCTTCGCCGCTGCCATCTGCagaaagcaaaacagctcaggCAGACGGGCTTGGCAATCACTTACACTCGGTGGATGCCGGCAAGGTGGCAGAAGGTGGTGAGAAGTCAAGCCTTAGCGCAGACAATCCTAGACTATCTGCCCTGCTGGCAGGGGGAAAGGGCTCCGAGGAGACTGAGGGGCCATCGGAAGGAGCAACGTCCACAGCATCTGCCATGCCCGAGACCCATAAGAAAATTAACAATATCCACCCCGCTGCCCTCCCTTCCACACCTCACGCGCAGGGCAGCTCGGCTGCGTCCTCGCCTATCTCTGCCATATCCACCGCCACACCGTCGCCTAAATCAACAGAACATACCCAAACAGGAGCTCATAGTCCTGCCACAACCAGCACATCTGCTGCGCCCGCTGTCAACGGAAATGGCAAAGGAGGCATCTCTGAGGACTCCCAAAGTCCACTCAAGGCTGAGCCACCTACTGTTTCCAGCCTCAAAGCAACACCTCCACATGgacacagcagctcctcttcatcttcgaTATCCATCTACCCCAGCTCCACGGATGTATTGAAGGCTTGCAG AAACTTGGGGAGGAATGGCCTTTCCAACAGCAGCATCCTCCTTGACAAGTGCCCCCCACCACGACCTCCCCCGCCACCTTCACCAGCCCTGCCCAAAGACAAGCTCAACCCACCTACACCGAGCATTTAT CTTGAGAACAAGAGGGATGCTTTCTTTCCCCCACTTCACCAGTTCTGCACAAACCCCTCCAACCCAGTCACTGTCATCAGAGGCCTGGCAGGTGCTCTCAAACTGG ACTTGGGTCTGTTCTCCACAAAGACGCTTGTTGAAGCTAACCCAGAACACCTGGTGGAGGTCTGGACTCAGCTATCTCAGCCTGCTGATGAGAACTGGGACCCAGCAGGCACGAAGAAAATGTGGCGTTGCGAAAGCGCACGCTCCCACACCACCATTGCCAAATATGCCCAGTATCAGGCTGCGTCCTTCCAGGAGTCCTTACGG gaggaaaatgagaagaaagCATTAAAGGAGCCTTCAGACGTAGAGCCTGCATCATCAGAGAG CATTGTACACAAACGGAGAGGCCCATTAAAGCACATCAAATTTGGCACCAACATTGACGTATCGGATGAAAGGAA gtggaagcagcagctgcaggagctgagtaAACTGCCGGCCTTCGCTCGAGTCGTGTCTGCTGGAAACCTGCTCAGCCATGTGGGCCACACCATCCTGGGGATGAACACGGTCCAGCTGTACATGAAAGTCCCCGGCAGCAGAATACCAG GTCACCAGGAACACAACAACTTCTGTGCTGTCAACATCAACATCGGACCAGGAGACTGCGAATGGTTCGCAGTCCCTGAACCCTACTGGGGCGTGATGAGTAACTTCTGTGAAAA GAATAACATCAACTTCCTGATGGGCTCATGGTGGCCCAACCTGGAGGACTTGTATGAGGCCGACGTGCCCGTCTATCGCTTCATCCAGcgtccaggagacctggtgtgGCTCAACGCCGGCACGGTGCACTGGGTGCAGGCCATCGGCTGGTGCAACAATATTGCATGGAATGTAGGGCCTCTCACCG CCCACCAGTACAAGCTGGCCGTCGAGCGTTACGAGTGGAACAAGCTCCAAAGCGTCAAGTCGATGGTTCCCATGGTGCACCTCTCCTGGAACATGGCACGCAACATCAAAGTGTCGGATCATAAGCTGTTTGAGATGATCAA GTACTGTCTCCTGCGGACGTTAAAGCAGTGCCAGTCAGTGAAGGAAGCTTTGGTGTCCGCCGGCAAGGAAACGGCGCTCAGGCCGAGGACGAGGGAGGAGCCAGCCCACTACTGCACCATCTGCGAG GTGGAGGTGTTCAACCTGCTGTTTGTGCGGCGCGAGCTGCTCTCCAAGAAGCAGCACGTCATTCACTGTTTGGACTGCGCCCGGAAAGGCAGCGCCACCCTGGATGACTTTGTGGTGCTAGAGCAGCACAGGATGGAGGACCTGATGCAGGTCTACGACCAGTTCTCATTAGTAAGTCACAGAGGAGGGATGGCTATGGAACACGTGGTCTGA